From Tripterygium wilfordii isolate XIE 37 chromosome 13, ASM1340144v1, whole genome shotgun sequence, the proteins below share one genomic window:
- the LOC120013562 gene encoding putative disease resistance protein At4g11170 isoform X2: MASSSSIIPITPIQRKYDVFISFRGRHIRDNFLSHLRSALFGEKIVSFAEDNIRRGDDISKSLRRTIKESQISIIIFSKKYPSSRWCLGELEKIMKCNKKNGQFVIPVFLKVKPTDVENQTGCFGQALAQYEGHPKIQIWRAAFTKAANLAGWDSEVTRWCLDELVRIMECRKENGQIVIPVFYKVDPSHVRKQSGPFGQALAQYEGHPRIHKWRDALTETANLSGWDLRVTGHEATLIESIVADALGKLSDTSSSRNYSKAYTQDRK, encoded by the exons ATGGCTTCTTCTTCATCTATTATTCCCATAACTCCTATTCAGCGAAAGTATGATGTTTTCATTAGTTTCAGAGGGCGTCACATTCGTGACAACTTTCTCAGTCATCTACGTTCTGCCTTGTTCGGAGAAAAAATTGTAAGTTTCGCTGAGGACAACATTAGGAGAGGAGATGATATTTCAAAGTCTCTTCGCAGGACGATCAAGGAATCACAAATTTCCATAATTATTTTCTCTAAGAAGTATCCTTCTTCAAGATGGTGCTTAGGTGAACTCGAGAAAATCATGAagtgtaacaaaaaaaatggaCAATTTGTTATACCGGTCTTCTTAAAAGTGAAGCCAACTGATGTAGAAAACCAAACAGGATGTTTTGGACAAGCTTTAGCTCAGTATGAAGGTCATCCAAAGATACAAATATGGAGGGCTGCTTTTACAAAAGCTGCTAATTTAGCTGGATGGGATTCAGAGGTCACAAG ATGGTGCTTAGATGAACTCGTGAGAATCATGGAGTGTAGAAAAGAAAATGGACAAATTGTTATACCAGTCTTCTACAAAgtggatccatcacatgtgaGAAAACAATCAGGCCCTTTTGGACAAGCTTTAGCTCAGTACGAAGGTCATCCAAGGATACATAAATGGAGAGATGCGTTGACAGAAACCGCTAATTTATCAGGATGGGATTTACGGGTCACAGG acaTGAGGCTACGCTTATTGAAAGTATTGTGGCAGATGCTTTGGGCAAGCTTTCCGACACTTCGTCAAGCAGAAACTATTCCAAGGCATACACTCAAGACAGAAAATAG
- the LOC120013562 gene encoding probable disease resistance protein RPP1 isoform X1 — MASSSSIIPITPIQRKYDVFISFRGRHIRDNFLSHLRSALFGEKIVSFAEDNIRRGDDISKSLRRTIKESQISIIIFSKKYPSSRWCLGELEKIMKCNKKNGQFVIPVFLKVKPTDVENQTGCFGQALAQYEGHPKIQIWRAAFTKAANLAGWDSEVTRPQATLNKNIVYDVMSKLYFASPNDFRNVAGVRYHIQQIESSLIMVQQMFNNGLDRISNVPLLNGHAFKPEHPLNGHHMRLSKREINYSFSSFSQMKYDVFLSFRRADTRNNISSHAYAALRREKIQTFIDYDLHRVDVVLDSLFKTITESKIPFVIFSENYVSQPGSRRGPAIKGWKIFSLESPPIDSSAIGH; from the exons ATGGCTTCTTCTTCATCTATTATTCCCATAACTCCTATTCAGCGAAAGTATGATGTTTTCATTAGTTTCAGAGGGCGTCACATTCGTGACAACTTTCTCAGTCATCTACGTTCTGCCTTGTTCGGAGAAAAAATTGTAAGTTTCGCTGAGGACAACATTAGGAGAGGAGATGATATTTCAAAGTCTCTTCGCAGGACGATCAAGGAATCACAAATTTCCATAATTATTTTCTCTAAGAAGTATCCTTCTTCAAGATGGTGCTTAGGTGAACTCGAGAAAATCATGAagtgtaacaaaaaaaatggaCAATTTGTTATACCGGTCTTCTTAAAAGTGAAGCCAACTGATGTAGAAAACCAAACAGGATGTTTTGGACAAGCTTTAGCTCAGTATGAAGGTCATCCAAAGATACAAATATGGAGGGCTGCTTTTACAAAAGCTGCTAATTTAGCTGGATGGGATTCAGAGGTCACAAG gCCTCAGGCTACacttaataaaaatattgtgTACGATGTTATGAGCAAACTTTACTTCGCTTCCCCAAACGATTTTCGTAATGTTGCTGGAGTGAGATATCACATTCAGCAAATTGAATCATCGCTGATCATGGTTCAACAAATGTTCAATAATGGACTTGATCGGATCTCTAACGTTCCCTTATTGAATGGTCATGCTTTCAAACCAGAGCATCCATTAAATGGTCATCATATGAGACTGTCAAAAAGGGaaataaattattctttttcttctttttcccaaaTGAAGTATGATGTTTTCCTTAGTTTCAGAAGGGCTGACACGCGCAACAACATTAGCAGCCATGCATATGCTGCTTTGCGCAGAGAAAAAATTCAAACTTTCATTGATTATGACCTCCATAGAGTAGATGTCGTTTTAGATTCTCTTTTCAAGACGATTACAGAATCAAAAATTCCATTTGTCATTTTCTCGGAGAACtatgtgtcgcaaccggggtcacgacgcggaccggcgataaAAGGATGGAAAATATTtagtttagagtcgccaccaattgattcaagtgcaattggacactaa